Proteins found in one Allorhizobium pseudoryzae genomic segment:
- a CDS encoding TRAP transporter small permease: protein MATDHPTALDRFGRFTNGLATALVALGGLCLVSASVLTGLSIMGSLTVEPIPGEIEVVEALCGLAVFAFLPFCQLRRGHVGVDLLISAFGTKAMNWTQLVGDIVITALIALLTWRHAIGFMDKLGNGETTPLLLIPLWWGYAIALVLLVANLVTCLFVILADLRDIRHGNAIVASVGVH, encoded by the coding sequence ATGGCAACCGATCACCCGACTGCCCTTGATCGTTTCGGACGCTTTACCAACGGCCTGGCCACTGCGCTCGTCGCGCTCGGCGGGCTCTGCCTCGTCAGCGCCAGCGTCCTGACCGGTCTTTCCATCATGGGATCGCTCACCGTGGAGCCCATTCCGGGTGAAATCGAAGTGGTCGAGGCGCTGTGCGGGCTCGCCGTCTTCGCCTTCCTGCCGTTCTGCCAGTTGCGTCGCGGCCATGTCGGCGTCGATTTGCTGATCAGCGCCTTCGGGACGAAGGCAATGAACTGGACACAGCTTGTCGGCGACATCGTCATCACCGCGCTGATCGCGCTGCTCACCTGGCGTCATGCCATCGGCTTCATGGACAAGCTCGGCAATGGCGAAACGACGCCGCTGCTGCTCATTCCCCTCTGGTGGGGTTATGCGATCGCGCTTGTCCTGCTCGTCGCCAACCTCGTCACCTGTCTTTTTGTCATTCTGGCTGACCTGCGCGACATTCGCCATGGCAACGCCATCGTCGCGTCTGTCGGAGTTCACTGA
- a CDS encoding TRAP transporter substrate-binding protein — translation MLRNLMLAGISGVALMMSGVSAFAADVTLKLHQMLPPQATIPAKVLEPWAKKVEAESKGRIVVELYPSMQLGGRPSDLVDQVKDGVVDLTWTLFGYTPGRFPKSEAFELPFMVTTAEATSVAFQDYYEKHLKDELKDYHVLAVHTHGPGILHTIASKPIKSLADMKGLKLRGTSKVVNQMLEAMGAAPIGMPVTAVPESLSKSVIDGTVVPWEVTPSIKIAELAPNHTQFTGKNGLYTGTFFFAMNKDSYDAMPDDLKKIIDANSGKDLARLFGQAMDAGDKRGQELADKAGNTTITLDEAETAKWKAQGEAVTKKWIADMDAKGLDGTGLYKDAVALIAQYSK, via the coding sequence ATGTTGCGCAATCTTATGCTGGCCGGAATTTCCGGTGTCGCCTTGATGATGTCCGGCGTCTCGGCTTTTGCCGCAGATGTCACCTTGAAACTGCACCAGATGCTGCCGCCGCAGGCAACCATTCCGGCCAAGGTTCTCGAACCCTGGGCGAAGAAGGTGGAAGCCGAATCCAAGGGCCGCATCGTCGTCGAGCTTTACCCGTCCATGCAGCTTGGCGGTCGCCCGTCCGATCTGGTGGACCAGGTGAAGGACGGCGTGGTGGATCTGACCTGGACACTGTTCGGTTATACGCCGGGCCGTTTCCCGAAGTCGGAAGCCTTCGAACTGCCCTTCATGGTGACGACGGCGGAAGCCACCTCGGTCGCCTTCCAGGATTATTATGAAAAGCACCTGAAGGATGAGCTGAAGGACTACCACGTGCTCGCCGTCCACACGCACGGTCCCGGCATTCTGCACACCATCGCCTCCAAGCCGATCAAGTCGCTCGCCGACATGAAGGGCCTGAAGCTGCGCGGCACCTCCAAGGTCGTCAACCAGATGCTGGAAGCGATGGGCGCCGCTCCGATCGGCATGCCGGTCACCGCCGTGCCGGAATCGCTGTCGAAGAGCGTCATCGACGGCACCGTCGTTCCGTGGGAAGTGACACCCTCGATCAAGATCGCGGAACTGGCGCCCAACCACACACAGTTCACCGGCAAGAACGGCCTTTACACCGGCACCTTCTTCTTTGCGATGAACAAGGACAGCTACGATGCCATGCCGGATGATCTGAAGAAGATCATCGACGCCAATTCCGGCAAGGATCTGGCCCGTCTGTTCGGCCAGGCCATGGATGCTGGCGACAAGCGCGGCCAGGAATTGGCCGACAAGGCCGGCAACACCACGATCACGCTCGACGAGGCCGAAACCGCCAAGTGGAAGGCGCAGGGCGAAGCCGTGACCAAGAAGTGGATCGCCGACATGGACGCCAAGGGCCTCGACGGCACCGGCCTCTACAAGGATGCGGTGGCTCTCATCGCGCAATACTCGAAGTAA
- a CDS encoding TRAP transporter large permease — protein MSSIEIGLWSFPVLILLIFLRVPIGAAMLGVGTIGVYLVLGRWTPILAQMKSLTWATYANYSLSIVPLFLLMGQFAARGGMSQALFNAAAAFVGHRKGGVAMAAIGASAGFGSICGSSLATAATMAQVALPELRRHGYAGGLSTAALAAGGTLGILIPPSVVLVIYAILTEQNIAKLFLAAFVPGIIAALSYLIVIAIYVRLKPESAGQAPRLPWKDRIPALIAVWPVALIFFLVVGGIYLGWFTPTQAAAVGAAGTGLVAWVNGGLDRKSLLDCFKETAVSTGMIFFIVLGASVFNSFIAFSRLPQVGAEWVTAQGFSPMTVLIIILVLYIIFGCIMDSLSMIVLTVPIFFPIVTAMDYGLTPEQFAIWFGILVLMVAEIGMITPPVGLNLFIISAMAREVPVRDTYKGVVPFVTADLVRIVILTSFPIISIFLIS, from the coding sequence ATGAGCAGCATTGAAATCGGACTCTGGTCCTTTCCCGTCCTGATCCTTCTCATCTTCCTGCGCGTGCCGATCGGCGCTGCCATGCTGGGCGTCGGCACGATCGGCGTCTATCTGGTGCTCGGCCGCTGGACGCCGATCCTCGCGCAGATGAAATCGCTCACCTGGGCGACCTATGCCAATTATTCGCTCTCCATCGTGCCCTTGTTCCTGCTGATGGGACAATTCGCGGCGCGCGGCGGCATGAGCCAGGCGCTGTTCAACGCCGCCGCCGCCTTCGTCGGCCACCGCAAGGGTGGCGTCGCGATGGCGGCGATCGGTGCCTCTGCCGGTTTCGGCTCGATCTGCGGCTCCTCGCTCGCAACCGCTGCGACCATGGCGCAGGTGGCGCTGCCGGAACTGCGCCGCCACGGTTATGCGGGCGGGCTTTCCACCGCAGCCCTTGCCGCCGGCGGCACGCTCGGCATCCTGATCCCGCCTTCAGTCGTGCTGGTCATCTACGCGATCCTCACCGAACAGAACATCGCCAAGCTCTTCCTCGCCGCCTTCGTGCCCGGCATCATCGCGGCACTCTCCTACCTCATCGTGATTGCCATCTATGTGCGGCTGAAGCCGGAATCGGCGGGGCAGGCCCCGCGCCTACCCTGGAAGGACCGCATTCCGGCGCTGATCGCCGTCTGGCCGGTGGCGTTGATCTTCTTCCTCGTTGTCGGCGGCATCTATCTCGGCTGGTTCACGCCAACCCAGGCCGCGGCCGTCGGTGCTGCGGGCACCGGCCTCGTCGCCTGGGTGAATGGCGGGCTCGACCGCAAGTCGCTGCTCGACTGCTTCAAGGAAACGGCGGTCTCCACCGGCATGATCTTCTTCATCGTGCTCGGTGCCTCGGTGTTCAACTCCTTCATCGCCTTTTCGCGCCTGCCGCAGGTCGGAGCCGAATGGGTGACGGCGCAGGGCTTTTCGCCGATGACGGTGCTGATCATCATCCTGGTGCTCTACATCATTTTCGGCTGCATCATGGATTCGCTGTCGATGATCGTGCTCACCGTGCCGATCTTCTTCCCGATTGTGACCGCTATGGATTATGGCCTGACCCCGGAACAGTTCGCCATCTGGTTCGGCATCCTGGTGCTGATGGTGGCCGAAATCGGCATGATCACGCCACCGGTGGGGCTCAATCTCTTCATCATATCGGCGATGGCGCGCGAGGTGCCGGTGCGCGACACCTACAAGGGGGTCGTTCCCTTCGTCACCGCGGATCTGGTGCGGATCGTGATCCTGACCAGCTTTCCGATCATCTCGATCTTCCTGATCAGCTGA